One window of the Acaryochloris sp. CCMEE 5410 genome contains the following:
- the trmFO gene encoding FADH(2)-oxidizing methylenetetrahydrofolate--tRNA-(uracil(54)-C(5))-methyltransferase TrmFO: MDDKQPIQVIGGGLAGTEAAWQIAQAGWPVILHEMRSVDEERLTPAHHTDHLAELVCSNSFGAQASDRAAGLLHAELRQLGSIIIRKADEHQVPAGGALAVDRGVFSRNLTETLAEHPNVELRRGEVPTLPPDGIVVLTSGPLTSAALTESLHQFTGQDYLSFFDAASPIIVGESINRDVAFLASRYDRGEAAYLNCPMNREQYLAFWQALCAAEQAELKDFEKETAKFFEGCLPIEEMARRGEDTMRYGPLKPVGLFDARYGDFKAPENQKYRPYAVAQLRQEDKAGKLWNLVGFQTNLRWGEQKRVFQMIPGLESAEFVRMGVMHRNTFINAPELLYPTLQFKQRPTLLAAGQLIGTEGYTAATAGGWLAGTNAVRLAQGLEPVVLPTTTMSGSLFEFISSATPKHFQPMPPNFGIIPDLPQRVRNKRERYGVYRDRALADLTAWIAEPSLFRQTVTANSASM, translated from the coding sequence ATGGACGACAAACAACCTATTCAAGTGATTGGGGGAGGACTCGCAGGAACGGAGGCAGCTTGGCAAATTGCCCAGGCGGGATGGCCCGTGATTTTGCATGAAATGCGCTCGGTGGACGAAGAACGGCTGACGCCCGCTCACCATACCGATCATCTAGCTGAGTTGGTCTGCAGTAATTCTTTTGGTGCACAAGCTAGCGATCGCGCTGCCGGATTGCTCCATGCGGAACTGCGCCAGCTCGGCTCCATCATTATTCGCAAAGCCGATGAGCATCAAGTTCCTGCCGGAGGAGCCTTAGCCGTCGATCGAGGCGTTTTTAGCCGCAATTTGACAGAAACTTTGGCTGAGCATCCTAATGTCGAATTGCGCCGAGGTGAAGTGCCTACTTTGCCCCCAGATGGCATTGTCGTATTGACCTCTGGGCCGTTGACCAGTGCCGCTTTAACGGAGAGCCTACACCAATTTACTGGACAAGATTATCTCAGCTTTTTTGATGCTGCCAGTCCGATCATCGTCGGTGAATCCATTAACCGAGACGTAGCATTTCTGGCCTCACGCTATGACCGGGGCGAAGCAGCCTATCTAAACTGCCCCATGAATCGGGAGCAATATTTAGCCTTTTGGCAAGCCCTCTGCGCAGCGGAACAGGCTGAACTCAAAGACTTTGAAAAAGAAACCGCTAAATTCTTCGAGGGTTGCTTACCCATTGAAGAAATGGCCCGCCGGGGCGAAGACACAATGCGCTACGGCCCCCTCAAGCCTGTAGGTCTATTCGATGCCCGCTACGGCGACTTTAAAGCACCGGAAAACCAGAAATATCGTCCCTATGCCGTGGCTCAACTGCGCCAGGAAGATAAGGCAGGCAAGCTCTGGAATCTAGTCGGTTTCCAGACTAATCTACGCTGGGGTGAACAAAAGCGGGTGTTCCAAATGATTCCAGGGTTGGAGTCAGCAGAATTTGTGCGCATGGGGGTGATGCATCGCAATACGTTTATCAATGCGCCGGAATTGCTTTATCCCACCTTGCAGTTTAAGCAGCGGCCTACGTTACTGGCAGCAGGACAGTTGATCGGTACGGAAGGCTATACAGCGGCGACGGCAGGAGGGTGGCTAGCAGGAACGAACGCAGTGCGATTGGCTCAAGGGCTGGAGCCTGTGGTCCTACCGACAACAACTATGAGTGGTTCGCTGTTTGAATTTATCAGTTCGGCAACACCAAAGCATTTTCAGCCCATGCCACCCAACTTTGGCATTATTCCTGATCTGCCGCAGCGAGTTCGGAATAAGCGCGAGCGTTATGGAGTCTATCGCGATCGCGCCTTAGCCGATCTAACCGCCTGGATTGCGGAACCTTCCCTCTTTCGGCAAACAGTTACTGCTAACTCGGCCAGTATGTAA
- a CDS encoding TetR/AcrR family transcriptional regulator, protein MADTLNLLLDAAEQRIRAYGYHAVSFRELADALGIKSSSVHYYFPQKEDLGVALVRRYSEQFERGLAAIPNGSVGQKLQAFCGLYRASLMANDTLCLCGMLGVESGGLPEPVVKAVQQFLQANVDWVAEAMSAEVPLAERQSQAATLVAGLQGAMMMAVCLKDLTYFDQTVKQLLKSYEVDGP, encoded by the coding sequence ATGGCTGATACCCTCAATCTTCTGTTAGATGCTGCTGAGCAACGGATTCGTGCCTATGGTTATCACGCCGTCAGCTTCCGAGAACTAGCGGATGCGCTGGGCATCAAGAGTTCAAGTGTGCATTACTATTTCCCGCAGAAAGAAGATTTAGGCGTTGCCCTGGTCCGTCGCTATTCGGAGCAGTTTGAAAGGGGACTGGCAGCTATCCCTAATGGTTCTGTTGGCCAAAAATTGCAGGCGTTTTGTGGTCTCTATCGGGCTTCTCTAATGGCTAACGACACGCTTTGTCTGTGTGGCATGTTGGGGGTTGAAAGCGGGGGATTGCCTGAACCGGTGGTTAAAGCGGTGCAGCAGTTTCTGCAGGCGAATGTTGATTGGGTTGCTGAAGCGATGTCTGCTGAGGTACCCCTTGCGGAGCGCCAGAGTCAGGCAGCTACGTTGGTGGCAGGACTGCAGGGTGCCATGATGATGGCGGTCTGTTTAAAGGACCTGACCTATTTTGATCAGACCGTGAAGCAATTACTCAAGTCCTACGAGGTGGATGGGCCATAG